The Osmerus eperlanus chromosome 7, fOsmEpe2.1, whole genome shotgun sequence genome includes a region encoding these proteins:
- the cd83 gene encoding CD83 antigen isoform X1 produces the protein MIIGYSFATMLVLVLLQIVALAGSVDIMEDAEESMRSCGEDAHLRCTAFSASGVQYRAVRWYKINKDPYQLSGLLTRNLTPPNKTRMYAGLEREVELLNNSVDIILPNVTGKDSGSYLCLLAAPVGNQNQEGQIRLKVSGCPDIKSDHLKETDFYLVYAILLLVAALLIYIISYACLKQTLMQRNKRNPQEVLLDKPLEKKDLMLIYTLGPNWSRQGQTWQRHDQAELTATVTVTMTPQYIAHL, from the exons ATGATTATTGGCTACAGCTTTGCAACAATGCTTGTTCTAGTCCTTCTCCAAATCGTGGCATTAG CTGGCAGTGTAGACATAATGGAGGACGCTGAAGAAAGTATGCGTAGCTGCGGAGAAGACGCGCATCTACGGTGTACAGCTTTCAGTGCAAGTGGAGTCCAGTACAGAGCAGTTAGGTGGTACAAG ATCAACAAGGATCCCTATCAATTGAGTGGCCTCCTCACAAGAAATCTTACTCCACCTAACAAAACAAGGATGTATGCAGGTCTGGAGCGAGAGGTGGAACTTCTAAATAATTCAGTGGATATTATCCTTCCTAATGTGACAGGCAAGGACAGTGGGAGCTACCTTTGCTTACTAGCTGCACCAGTTGGAAATCAGAACCAGGAAGGGCAGATTCGTCTCAAAGTTTCAG GATGCCCTGACATTAAGTCAGACCACTTAAAAGAGACTGACTTCTACCTCGTTTATGCTATTTTATTGCTTGTGGCAGCACTTCTGATATACATCATCAGCTAT GCCTGCCTGAAACAGACATTAATGCAGAGAAACAAGAGGAACCCCCAAGAAGTACTTCTGGATAAGCCCCTGGAGAAGAAGGATTTAATGTTGATCTATACTTTGGGTCCTAATTGGTCAAGACAGG GACAGACATGGCAGAGGCATGATCAGGCTGAACTAACAGCCACTGTCACTGTAACTATGACTCCTCAGTACATCGCCCATCTGTGA
- the cd83 gene encoding CD83 antigen isoform X2: MIIGYSFATMLVLVLLQIVALAGSVDIMEDAEESMRSCGEDAHLRCTAFSASGVQYRAVRWYKINKDPYQLSGLLTRNLTPPNKTRMYAGLEREVELLNNSVDIILPNVTGKDSGSYLCLLAAPVGNQNQEGQIRLKVSGCPDIKSDHLKETDFYLVYAILLLVAALLIYIISYACLKQTLMQRNKRNPQEVLLDKPLEKKDLMLIYTLGPNWSRQGSMKHVCV, from the exons ATGATTATTGGCTACAGCTTTGCAACAATGCTTGTTCTAGTCCTTCTCCAAATCGTGGCATTAG CTGGCAGTGTAGACATAATGGAGGACGCTGAAGAAAGTATGCGTAGCTGCGGAGAAGACGCGCATCTACGGTGTACAGCTTTCAGTGCAAGTGGAGTCCAGTACAGAGCAGTTAGGTGGTACAAG ATCAACAAGGATCCCTATCAATTGAGTGGCCTCCTCACAAGAAATCTTACTCCACCTAACAAAACAAGGATGTATGCAGGTCTGGAGCGAGAGGTGGAACTTCTAAATAATTCAGTGGATATTATCCTTCCTAATGTGACAGGCAAGGACAGTGGGAGCTACCTTTGCTTACTAGCTGCACCAGTTGGAAATCAGAACCAGGAAGGGCAGATTCGTCTCAAAGTTTCAG GATGCCCTGACATTAAGTCAGACCACTTAAAAGAGACTGACTTCTACCTCGTTTATGCTATTTTATTGCTTGTGGCAGCACTTCTGATATACATCATCAGCTAT GCCTGCCTGAAACAGACATTAATGCAGAGAAACAAGAGGAACCCCCAAGAAGTACTTCTGGATAAGCCCCTGGAGAAGAAGGATTTAATGTTGATCTATACTTTGGGTCCTAATTGGTCAAGACAGGGTTCCATGaaacatgtgtgcgtgtga